One region of Sus scrofa isolate TJ Tabasco breed Duroc chromosome 3, Sscrofa11.1, whole genome shotgun sequence genomic DNA includes:
- the ZNF853 gene encoding LOW QUALITY PROTEIN: zinc finger protein 853 (The sequence of the model RefSeq protein was modified relative to this genomic sequence to represent the inferred CDS: inserted 1 base in 1 codon) — protein MLYQPAPGDLSLTARMEVGPATKTFRPELRCLKDGGPGPDTPSGGSGGSESQEEEEAQERSSSPSRPAVSARKGACEMAKKAQPEQQDLQPQQSEQQPELQQQPQQERLQQPQPGNQVLGHQPASQQQQQQRDGQEQPPPSQQELQEKPQSVQQEPLKPQLQPRQQRERLQEQNEQEQQLSQQPEEQLEPQKDGQQQLPQQQQERQGKAQSVQYEQQKPLPQQMQKQEQSQEQPVQEPQLSQQQPEQSQSQQLPQQPQQMQQQKQQEQPQPQPQQQLQPHEQLQLQQQQLQLQQQLQQQQLQLQQQEQLQQLQQQQLQQQRLLQQQQEQLQQQLLLQQQEQLQLLQQQQEQLQQQLLHQQQLQQRQLLQQQQEQLQQQLQPRPLEPEEEEEVELELMPVDLGSEQEVEQQRQELQRQELQRQQELERQQEQRQLQLKLQEQLQQLEKQLEQQQRQLEEQQEVQLELTPVQLGAPPPEVQLELTPVQPELQLELVPAAGGGGAAVPGAPAAVVVXPPGYVVLQELMVLPAVSAPSVVAIPGPAGSAALMPARQRRRRRARDRPTICGECGKGFSRSTDLVRHQATHTGERPHRCGECGKSFSQHSNLVTHQRIHTGEKPYACPYCAKRFSESSALVQHQRTHTGERPYACGDCGKRFSVSSNLLRHRRTHSGERPYVCEDCGERFRHKVQIRRHERQLHGAGRSRGLGLLRGARAAAGGAPRSEPAADKAP, from the exons ATGCTGTACCAG CCGGCTCCGGGGGATCTCAGTCTGACAGCCAGGATGGAGGTGGGGCCGGCAACCAAGACCTTCAGGCCGGAGCTTCGGTGTCTTAAAGATGGGGGCCCAGGGCCTGACACCCCCtcag GTGGCAGCGGTGGGAGTGAGagtcaggaggaagaggaggcgcAGGAGAGGAGCAGCAGCCCATCGCGGCCAGCAGTCTCAGCCCGGAAGGGGGCCTGTGAAATGGCTAAGAAAGCCCAGCCAGAACAGCAGGACTTGCAACCCCAACAATCAGAACagcagccagagctgcagcaacagccacagcaggagcgGCTGCAACAGCCACAACCAGGAAACCAAGTGTTGGGACATCAGCCAgcatcacagcagcagcagcaacagcgaGATGGGCAAGAGCAGCCGCCTCCATCACAGCAGGAGCTGCAGGAAAAACCCCAGTCTGTGCAACAGGAGCCACtgaaaccacagctgcagccaaggcAACAGAGGGAACGGTTACAAGAGCAGAACGAGCAAGAGCAACAGCTGTCACAGCAACCGGAGGAACAGTTAGAGCCACAGAAGGATGGGCAACAGCAGCTGCCTCAACAGCAGCAAGAAAGACAGGGAAAGGCCCAATCTGTGCAATATGAGCAGCAGAAACCACTGCCTCAGCAGATGCAAAAGCAGGAACAATCACAGGAGCAGCCAGTGCAAGAGCCCCAGCTGTCCCAGCAACAGCCGGAACAGTCACAATCAcagcagctgccacagcaaccgCAGCAGATGCAACAGCAGAAACAGCAGgaacagccacagccgcagccgcagcagcAGTTACAACCACACGAACAGTTACAGTTGCAGCAGCAACAGTTACAGCtacagcagcagctgcagcagcaacagttacagctgcagcagcaggaacaattgcagcagctgcagcagcaacagTTACAGCAGCAGCggctgctgcagcagcagcaagaaCAATTACAGCAACAGCTATTGCTGCAGCAGCAAGAACAGTTACAGCTATTGCAGCAGCAGCAAGAACAGTTACAGCAGCAGCTGTTGCATCAGCAACAGCTACAGCAGCGGCAGCTGTTGCAACAGCAGCAAgaacagctgcagcagcagctgcagccgcGGCCACTGgagccagaggaggaggaagaggtggagcTGGAGCTCATGCCAGTGGACCTGGGTTCTGAGCAGGAAGTGGAGCAGCAGCGGCAGGAGCTGCAGCGGCAGGAGCTGCAGCGGCAGCAGGAGCTGGAGAGACAACAAGAgcagcggcagctgcagctcaaactgcaggagcagctgcagcagctggaaaagcagctggagcagcagcagcggcagctgGAGGAGCAGCAGGAGGTGCAGCTGGAGCTGACCCCGGTGCAGCTGGGGGCCCCGCCGCCAGAGGTTCAGCTAGAGCTGACCCCAGTGcagccggagctgcagctggagctggTGCCCGCcgcggggggcggcggggccgCCGTCCCGGGGGCGCCCGCCGCGGTCGTGG GCCCCCCGGGGTACGTGGTGCTGCAGGAGCTCATGGTGCTGCCCGCCGTGTCGGCGCCCTCGGTGGTGGCCATCCCGGGCCCGGCGGGCAGCGCGGCCCTGATGCCGGCCCGGCAGCGGAGGCGGCGGCGCGCCCGGGACCGGCCGACCATCTGCGGCGAGTGCGGCAAGGGCTTCAGCCGCAGCACGGACCTGGTGCGGCACCAGGCCACGCACACGGGCGAGCGGCCCCACCGCTGCGGCGAGTGCGGCAAGAGCTTCTCGCAGCACTCGAACCTGGTGACGCACCAGCGCAtccacacgggcgagaagccctACGCGTGCCCCTACTGCGCCAAGCGCTTCAGCGAGAGCTCGGCGCTCGTGCAGCACCAGCGCACGCACACGGGCGAGCGGCCCTACGCCTGCGGCGACTGCGGCAAGCGCTTCAGCGTCTCGTCCAACCTGCTGCGCCACCGCCGCACGCACTCGGGCGAGCGGCCCTACGTGTGCGAGGACTGCGGCGAGCGCTTCCGCCACAAGGTGCAGATCCGCCGCCACGAGCGCCAGCTGCAC